One Epinephelus lanceolatus isolate andai-2023 chromosome 10, ASM4190304v1, whole genome shotgun sequence genomic region harbors:
- the ncoa7a gene encoding nuclear receptor coactivator 7 isoform X2 produces the protein MGVAYSVGEVDHLYTFFVQWSPDIYTKGSKKHRRPRYIIREKQLKRCLVVEKNKVAVINKILSNSVKPTAKNWEIIKVKDSKRRLSLCSSEGSEAEHDYHEEVDALPVLSQHSQLLDDHQLETLAAHMPARTHGCPWQLVYSTAVHGSSLRTLYRNMAELDSPVLLVIKDMHKKVFGAFSSDPFKVSKHCYGTGETFLFSFNPEFQAYRWSGENSYLVSGNLESLHIGGGGGGFGLWLDADLYRGSSFSCPTFRNASLSTQEDFIVQDLEVWTVMN, from the exons ATGGGAGTTGCCTACAGCGTTGGAGA GGTCGACCACCTCTACACCTTCTTTGTGCAGTGGTCACCAGACATCTACACTAAGGGCAGCAAGAAGCACCGCCGGCCCCGCTATATCATCAGGGAGAAACAACTAAAACGCTGTCTGGTAGTGGAAAAGAACAAGGTGGCTGTGATCAACAAGATCCTCAGTAACTCCGTCAAACCCACTGCTAAAAACTGGGAG ATTATCAAAGTGAAGGACTCCAAGCGCCGCCTGAGTCTGTGTAGCTCGGAGGGCTCTGAAGCAGAGCATGATTACCACGAGGAAGTTGATGCTCTTCCCGTCCTGAGCCAACACAGCCAGCTGCTGGATGACCACCAACTGGAGACA CTTGCTGCTCACATGCCAGCCAGGACTCACGGCTGTCCATGGCAACTGGTCTACAGCACAGCCGTCCATGGGAGCAGCCTGCGGACTCTGTACAGGAACATGGCCGAGCTGGACAGCCCTGTGCTGCTGGTCATCAAAGACATGCACAAAAAG GTGTTTGGGGCTTTTTCTTCTGATCCCTTCAAAGTCAGCAAACACTGCTACGGCACAGGAGAAACCTTTCTGTTCAGCTTTAACCCTGAGTTCCAG GCATACAGGTGGAGCGGTGAGAACTCCTACCTGGTGAGCGGCAACTTGGAATCTCTGCACATTGGTGGAGGAGG GGGTGGATTTGGGCTGTGGCTGGATGCTGATCTGTACCGCGGCTCAAGCTTCTCATGTCCCACCTTCCGCAACGCGTCTCTCTCCACACAGGAAGACTTCATTGTACAAGACCTTGAAGTCTGGACTGTGATGAACTGA
- the ncoa7a gene encoding TLD domain-containing protein 2 isoform X1 has translation MDILSGAPSHCLRTVLHFPVREKRNCSISELTNEKPLHLNFKPIALLTHKVKADQRGYKRDGCSSGCLLDMWHSRVQSLTEKAGTMKLLPENIKVLYFASDCAEPYVEIIKVKDSKRRLSLCSSEGSEAEHDYHEEVDALPVLSQHSQLLDDHQLETLAAHMPARTHGCPWQLVYSTAVHGSSLRTLYRNMAELDSPVLLVIKDMHKKVFGAFSSDPFKVSKHCYGTGETFLFSFNPEFQAYRWSGENSYLVSGNLESLHIGGGGGGFGLWLDADLYRGSSFSCPTFRNASLSTQEDFIVQDLEVWTVMN, from the exons ATGGACATCCTATCTGGAGCTCCCTCCCATTGCCTCAGAACTGTGCTTCACTTTCCGGTTAGAGAGAAAAGAAACTGCTCCATCTCAGAGCTGACCAATGAGAAGCCCCTCCACTTAAATTTCAAACCAATAGCATTACTGACacacaaagtgaaagcagacCAGAGAGGGTACAAAAGAGATGGATGCTCGTCAGGTTGTTTATTAGACATGTGGCACTCCAGAGTACAGAGCTTGACAGAGAAAGCAGGAACGATGAAGCTGCTGCCAGAAAATATCAAGGTGCTTTATTTTGCCAGTGACTGTGCAGAGCCGTATGTTGAG ATTATCAAAGTGAAGGACTCCAAGCGCCGCCTGAGTCTGTGTAGCTCGGAGGGCTCTGAAGCAGAGCATGATTACCACGAGGAAGTTGATGCTCTTCCCGTCCTGAGCCAACACAGCCAGCTGCTGGATGACCACCAACTGGAGACA CTTGCTGCTCACATGCCAGCCAGGACTCACGGCTGTCCATGGCAACTGGTCTACAGCACAGCCGTCCATGGGAGCAGCCTGCGGACTCTGTACAGGAACATGGCCGAGCTGGACAGCCCTGTGCTGCTGGTCATCAAAGACATGCACAAAAAG GTGTTTGGGGCTTTTTCTTCTGATCCCTTCAAAGTCAGCAAACACTGCTACGGCACAGGAGAAACCTTTCTGTTCAGCTTTAACCCTGAGTTCCAG GCATACAGGTGGAGCGGTGAGAACTCCTACCTGGTGAGCGGCAACTTGGAATCTCTGCACATTGGTGGAGGAGG GGGTGGATTTGGGCTGTGGCTGGATGCTGATCTGTACCGCGGCTCAAGCTTCTCATGTCCCACCTTCCGCAACGCGTCTCTCTCCACACAGGAAGACTTCATTGTACAAGACCTTGAAGTCTGGACTGTGATGAACTGA